In the genome of Mytilus edulis chromosome 3, xbMytEdul2.2, whole genome shotgun sequence, one region contains:
- the LOC139517151 gene encoding uncharacterized protein isoform X1, which produces MSPINTMFIFIIICFTMSAVSCSHELRDVCTVEGDTLHCRWTGAGLYNTRIRLDVKKVVFERFFVAGQLDLANNRDLHSIEIKQGNSKCSNVLAAPETITIVNGIHCDNGVIASTTTTAATRVTPGSTLSIGTTDKQLKSTPHAQEEDKGLDNIKIILIMIFASLACVMLLSLMLFCICKKKRTAKTNFRQHQFSFNVDADSLSEIEIADFVNTPKKTV; this is translated from the exons atgtcACCCATCAACACCATGTTTATATTCATCATCATTTGTTTCACAATGTCAGCTGTTTCATGCTCGCATGAATTGAGAGATGTATGCACAGTGGAGGGGGATACTCTCCATTGCAGATGGACTGGAGCAGGGCTCTACAACACCAGAATCCGACTAGATGTAAAGAAAGTCGTATTCGAAAGATTTTTTGTTGCCGGACAATTGGACCTTGCAAATAATAGAGACCTGCATTCAATTGAGATCAAACAAGGAAATTCTAAATGCAGCAATGTTTTAGCAGCACCAGAAACAATAACAATTGTTAATGGTATACATTGTGAT aatggaGTCATAGCTTCTACAACAACAACAGCAGCAACAAGAGTAACACCAGGATCCACATTGTCAATCGGCACCACTGATAAACAACTG aaGTCAACACCACATGCACAGGAGGAAGACAAGGGTCTAGATAATATTAAGATCATTCTTATAATGATTTTTG CATCTCTAGCATGTGTTATGCTCTTGTCGCTGATGTTATTTTGCATCTGCAAAAAGAAGAGAACTGCAAAAACCAATTTCCGCCAACACCAATTCTCCTTCAATGTCGATGCAGATTCACTATCCGAAATAGAAATTGCAGATTTTGTTAATACAccaaaaaaaactgtttaa
- the LOC139515390 gene encoding peroxisomal membrane protein PEX14-like, which yields MNDDIKTSHTMNDDNKTSHTMNDDNKTSHTMNDDNKKSHTMNDDNKKSLTMNDDNKTSYTMNDDIKTSYTINTTTKTSHTTNITTTKTTHTINITTTKTSHTMSITTTKNHEQ from the coding sequence ATGAATGATGACATCAAAACATCACATACTATGAATGATGACAACAAAACATCACATACTATGAATGATGACAACAAAACATCACATACTATGAATGATGACAACAAAAAATCACATACAATGAATGATGACAACAAAAAATCACTTACTATGAATGATGACAACAAAACATCATATACTATGAATGATGACATCAAAACATCATATACCATAAATACAACAACGAAAACATCACATACCActaatataacaacaacaaaaacaacacataccataaatataacaacaacaaaaacatcacATACCATGagtataacaacaacaaaaaatcacgAACAGTGA
- the LOC139515387 gene encoding uncharacterized protein has product MADDHFCEDLLRLYPDSNPQYQQQLRELNDRLSVDNDNRSNLTVKVYSCYYCKLLFDHPSKLKRHQRNSCTFPCRQCDRHFDSAENLFKHSNIDHTTYQTGSGNTDSNSHTTIKHKSVDKSALLGIARARFIYPNEDNGEKYDLLAFLSGIKHEVKTHLQEMCDELGHIKWYMNCLVQMIKPNGGEGGNDLKNNAHFISKTSNLVDRANIDDEHDINVTYQKIFKSFDEYIRNGSGWSLDHIKHIEINTAKYKPLGGGSYIPLPRTLAATRALLNIRNLDEKCFVYAIIASIHPTCSGDPSKVHHYIPYEHELNMEGIQLPVAPSFVSKFERQNNISVMVLGFEEGEFFPLHVTGLREAHHEVDLLYLKSGNKSHWCLITDLNRLLYRTKCLGRSHKYCRFCLSGFTSEHTLEKHIKYCSKFEAQHVTYPTKGVDDILTFQDHAKQLQTSFVIYADMETFCEPMVTEEPEDNRTSTTKLTKLIPCGYGYQVVCIDDRYTQPPKIYRGENVSEHFLHSLLDENKRIKAILNNPEPLCMTVEDEEDFQSSTHCHICMEEFTDSTIRVRDHAHVSGKFRGASCRDCNLNFKEHTFVPVIFHNLKQFDAHLICSSIGIFKSEEIGCIATNAEKYISFNLSNLRFIDSYQFLNCSLEELVSSMSKENPKETFKHFTKEFDDDKRIALLLKKGTYPYEYIDNAARFNETELPSIDKFYSNLSEKTISQTEYEHAQRVWNQMNIKNIGEYHDLYLKTDVLLLADVFETFRKKWITNYSLDPANYYTLPGLSWQSALKMTGVRLELLTDPTMWLFFEQSIRGGLTMVSCRHAKANNPYLSNYDPALPTSYLMYVDANNLYGLSMSMPLAVGKFQWLSEEEINDFNVLNVSNNADIGYVIECDLDYPDNLHDLHNDFPLAVEKGVITNEMLSPHSRHLYEQANDDGKEYQPSTKLLATLKDKKHYILHYVNLKLYLKLGLVLKKIHNIVSFEQRPWLKQYIDFNTEMRKKATSNFEQKLFKNGNNAIFGKSMESLRKHINFSLCHRWDKFQKLTAKSSFKSFKIFNDHLCGVLQTKTKIFFNKPIYLGQMILDLSKAHMVDYYYNHMKKLYKENVTLCYTDTDSFIMHVRTDDIYRDMSLNSELYDFSNYPADHPLYTKDRKSIIGLFKDECKSIQMVEYIGLRAKMYSFITADDKETVVAKGIKTRNVRFEQYKNTLFNCSPLLSHMYTLRSFNHQIHMVKVVKSGLSPYDDKRHLLDDNVHSLAYFHRKLKEKH; this is encoded by the coding sequence ATGGCTGATGATCATTTCTGCGAGGATTTATTGCGTCTTTATCCTGACAGTAACCCTCAATATCAACAGCAGTTGCGAGAGTTAAATGATCGATTGAGTGTTGATAATGACAACAGATCAAATCTTACGGTTAAGgtctattcatgttattattgtaAACTTCTGTTTGATCACCCTTCCAAACTGAAGAGACACCAGAGAAACAGTTGTACATTTCCATGTCGACAAtgtgatagacattttgattcagcggaaaatttgtttaaacataGCAACATCGATCATACAACTTATCAGACTGGTTCAGGAAACACTGATTCAAATTCACATACTACAATCAAACATAAAAGTGTGGATAAGTCTGCTCTCTTGGGAATAGCACGAGCTCGTTTCATTTATCCGAATGAGGATAATGGGGAAAAGTATGATCTTCTAGCATTTTTATCTGGAATTAAGCATGAGGTAAAAACTCATTTACAAGAGATGTGTGATGAACTCGGTCATATTAAGTGGTATATGAATTGTCTTGTGCAAATGATCAAGCCGAATGGAGGTGAAGGTGGTAATGATTTAAAGAATAATGCACATTTTATCTCGAAGACATCGAATCTAGTTGATAGAGCAAATATAGATGATGAACATGATATTAATGTGacatatcaaaaaatattcaaaagttttgatgAGTATATACGAAATGGGAGCGGTTGGTCATTAGATCATATTAAACACATTGAGATTAATACAGCTAAATATAAACCTTTAGGCGGTGGATCGTATATACCCCTACCAAGAACTCTTGCTGCAACCAGAGCGTTACTCAACATAAGAAACTTAgatgaaaaatgttttgtatatgcTATTATAGCATCCATACATCCTACGTGTTCAGGTGACCCTTCTAAAGTGCATCACTACATCCCATATGAACATGAATTGAACATGGAAGGTATACAATTGCCCGTTGCACCATCATTTGTGAGTAAATTTGAAAGGCAGAATAACATTTCAGTAATGGTGTTAGGATTTGAAGAGGGTGAATTTTTCCCCCTCCATGTAACAGGTCTAAGAGAAGCTCATCATGAAGTTGACTTATTGTATTTGAAAAGTGGGAATAAAAGTCACTGGTGTTTGATTACAGATCTCAATAGACTTTTATATCGAACAAAATGCTTGGGACGCAGTCATAAGTATTGCAGATTCTGTTTATCAGGTTTCACCAGTGAACATACTTTAGAGAAACATATAAAATACTGCTCAAAATTTGAAgctcaacatgtgacatatcccACCAAGGGGGTAGACGATATACTAACATTTCAAGATCACGCCAAACAGTTACAAACATCATTTGTTATTTATGCTGACATGGAAACATTTTGCGAACCTATGGTTACTGAAGAGCCAGAAGATAATCGAACCAGCACAACGAAATTAACAAAGTTGATACCATGCGGGTACGGTTATCAAGTTGTTTGCATCGATGACAGATACACTCAACCACCTAAAATATATAGAGGTGAAAATGTTAGTGAACACTTCCTTCATAGTCTTCTTGACGAAAATAAACGTATAAAGGCTATTTTGAACAATCCTGAACCCTTGTGCATGACTGTTGAAGATGAGGAAGATTTTCAATCAAGTACACATTGCCACATTTGCATGGAAGAATTTACAGATTCCACTATCCGCGTTCGAGACCATGCACATGTTTCAGGTAAATTTCGTGGCGCTTCATGCAGAGATTGCAATCTTAATTTTAAAGAACACACATTCGTGCCAGTTATATTTCATAACCTGAAACAGTTTGATGCACATTTAATCTGTTCCTCGATAGGTATTTTCAAGAGTGAAGAAATTGGCTGCATAGCCACGAATGCAGAAAAGTACATCAGTTTCAACCTATCCAATCTGCGCTTTATCGATTCATACCAGTTTTTGAATTGTTCACTAGAGGAATTGGTATCGTCAATGTCTAAGGAGAATCCgaaagaaacatttaaacattttacaaaagaaTTTGATGATGATAAGCGGATtgctcttttgttgaaaaaaggaacatatCCTTACGAATACATTGACAATGCAGCAAGGTTCAATGAAACTGAATTACCCTCTATAGACAAATTCTACAGCAATTTATCAGAGAAAACAATTAGTCAAACCGAGTATGAACATGCGCAACGGGTATGGAATCAAATGAATATTAAGAATATAGGCGAATATCACGATCTTTATCTAAAAACTGACGTTCTATTATTAGCTGATGTATTTGAAACTTTCAGGAAGAAGTGGATAACGAACTATTCCCTCGACCCTGCAAATTATTACACTCTTCCAGGGCTTTCCTGGCAATCTGCATTGAAAATGACTGGTGTGAGACTTGAGCTATTGACAGATCCTACAATGTGGCTCTTCTTTGAGCAGAGTATACGAGGAGGTTTAACAATGGTGAGCTGCAGACATGCAAAAGCAAACAATCCCTACTTGAGCAATTATGATCCAGCTTTACCAACTTCATACTTGATGTATGTAGATGCGAACAATTTATACGGTTTAAGCATGAGCATGCCATTAGCTGTGGGGAAATTCCAGTGGTTGTCAGAAGAGGAAATAAACGATTTCAATGTCTTAAATGTATCCAATAACGCTGACATCGGATATGTCATTGAATGCGATTTGGATTACCCAGATAACTTACACGATCTTCACAATGATTTTCCTCTTGCAGTTGAAAAAGGAGTGATAACAAATGAAATGCTTTCACCTCATTCACGTCATCTGTATGAGCAAGCAAATGATGATGGGAAAGAATACCAACCGAGCACCAAATTGCTAGCTACTTTGAAAGATAAAAAGCATTACATCTTGCACTATGTGAATCTAAAGTTATACCTCAAACTAGGTTTGGTTTTGAAGAAGATTCACAATATAGTTTCATTTGAACAGCGTCCATGGTTGAAACAGTATATTGACTTCAATACCGAAATGAGGAAAAAGGCTACTAGCAATTTCGagcaaaaactttttaaaaatggcaaCAATGCTATTTTCGGTAAATCAATGGAATCGTTGCGGAAACATATCAACTTCTCTCTCTGTCATAGGTGGGATAAGTTTCAAAAACTTACTgcaaaatcatcatttaaaagctTTAAGATATTCAACGACCACTTGTGCGGCGTGctacaaaccaaaacaaaaattttctTCAACAAACCAATTTACCTAGGACAAATGATTCTCGATCTGTCAAAGGCGCACATGGTTGATTACTACTACAACCACATGAAAAAACTATACAAGGAGAATGTAACATTATGTTACACAGATACTGACAGTTTCATTATGCATGTGAGAACTGATGACATATATAGAGACATGTCGTTAAACAGTGAGCTATATGACTTTTCAAATTATCCAGCTGATCACCCTCTTTACACCAAAGACAGGAAATCGATTATTGGTTTATTCAAAGATGAATGCAAGTCCATTCAAATGGTGGAATATATCGGACTAAGAGCAAAAATGTATAGTTTTATCACCGCAGACGACAAGGAAACTGTAGTAGCAAAGGGTATTAAAACCCGAAATGTTAGATTCGAACAATATAAAAACACCTTGTTCAATTGTTCTCCACTACTCTCGCATATGTACACTTTGAGAAGTTTCAACCATCAGATTCACATGGTGAAGGTTGTGAAAAGTGGACTATCACCATATGATGACAAGAGACACTTGCTGGATGATAATGTGCATTCGCTAGCatattttcatagaaaattaaaagaaaaacattaa
- the LOC139517151 gene encoding uncharacterized protein isoform X2 — MSPINTMFIFIIICFTMSAVSCSHELRDVCTVEGDTLHCRWTGAGLYNTRIRLDVKKVVFERFFVAGQLDLANNRDLHSIEIKQGNSKCSNVLAAPETITIVNGIHCDNGVIASTTTTAATRVTPGSTLSIGTTDKQLKSTPHAQEEDKGLDNIKIILIMIFEYILIAIYERLQEIINYFFPPRENNRRVAPAQQQPPRILRRSNRISIRPQRLTYD; from the exons atgtcACCCATCAACACCATGTTTATATTCATCATCATTTGTTTCACAATGTCAGCTGTTTCATGCTCGCATGAATTGAGAGATGTATGCACAGTGGAGGGGGATACTCTCCATTGCAGATGGACTGGAGCAGGGCTCTACAACACCAGAATCCGACTAGATGTAAAGAAAGTCGTATTCGAAAGATTTTTTGTTGCCGGACAATTGGACCTTGCAAATAATAGAGACCTGCATTCAATTGAGATCAAACAAGGAAATTCTAAATGCAGCAATGTTTTAGCAGCACCAGAAACAATAACAATTGTTAATGGTATACATTGTGAT aatggaGTCATAGCTTCTACAACAACAACAGCAGCAACAAGAGTAACACCAGGATCCACATTGTCAATCGGCACCACTGATAAACAACTG aaGTCAACACCACATGCACAGGAGGAAGACAAGGGTCTAGATAATATTAAGATCATTCTTATAATGATTTTTG AATATATCCTCATCGCAATTTATGAAAGGCTTcaagaaattataaattatttttttccaccaCGTGAAAATAACAGACGAGTAGCCCCAGCACAACAACAACCACCAAGAATATTGAGAAGATCAAACAGGATATCTATTCGGCCACAGAGACTAACCTATGATTAA
- the LOC139515388 gene encoding uncharacterized protein, producing MGFRTKKYAISTDIEKAFLHIGLDEKDRDFTRFFWLSDTDNPSSTLTTYRFKSILFGATSSPFILNATLLKHLDACNTNISAMMKNDLYVDNILSSLENEDDAAKYFVQARSLMSEAGFNLRSWSSNCSKLTDLAKQHDVCEKETFVKILGLKWDTVKDTITFQKVDLFDIELPNITKREILKQSSRIYDPLGLLSPVSVRAKILMQTLWEQKYEWDEPLPLEIQTTWKNLAKDLEKTTYTELKRPYFPNLPDQKTQLQVFVDASTTAYGATVYICNHHESSLVIAKNRVAPLKQLTLPQLELMAALIGARLADHVKSVLHIENITFWSDSQIVLQWLSTSKQLKRFIRNRVTEIRKLTNTQEWRYCPTKDNPADLLTRGLSASQFEHNTLWFNGPEWISDASKWPSWKPNDTTVLLTSTDIEDSSTADKEIDNQQGIHQIVQITRYSTLSKLLRITAYLLRFIRNCRSPILQRNKAKYVSREELQDATECWILNCQRTSFKDEMLHLKLKDTKPTVLVRQLRLYLNNKDAICCGGRIHNAPVCENTKFPYLLPRSHHFTKLVVLDIHKYMKHSGVLSTVTQVRQTYWIPRIRQYVRGILRNCVICRKINSKPYTAPDPPPLPKVRLLEAPPFTITGVDFTGALYIRDTHDTEHKVFICLFTCASTRAVHLEVVPDLSEKSFLQAFRRFASRKSRPHTMISDNASTYLAASETLKKLTQSHR from the coding sequence atggGATTTAGAACCAAGAAGTACGCAATAAGCACGGACATTGAAAAGGCTTTCTTACATATCGGATTAGATGAGAAAGATCGAGATTTTACACGCTTTTTTTGGTTGAGCGACACAGATAATCCCAGCAGTACTCTTACAACATATCGATTTAAATCTATTTTGTTTGGTGCAACAAGTTCACCGTTCATCCTTAATGCAACACTACTTAAACACTTGGATGCATGCAACACAAATATATCAGCAATGATGAAGAATGACCTTTACGTGGATAATATTTTGTCCAGTTTGGAAAATGAAGATGACGCCGCAAAGTATTTTGTACAAGCCAGATCATTGATGTCGGAGGCTGGATTCAACCTTCGTTCATGGAGTTCAAATTGCTCAAAACTTACAGATTTAGCCAAACAACATGACGTATGCGAAAAGGAAACTTTTGTCAAAATACTTGGACTGAAATGGGATACAGTTAAAGATACGATCACTTTTCAAAAAGTCGACTTATTTGATATTGAACTACCAAATATTACGAAACGTGAAATTCTTAAACAGTCGTCACGTATTTACGATCCGCTAGGATTACTTAGCCCTGTATCCGTACGAGCAAAGATTTTAATGCAGACATTATGGGAACAGAAGTACGAATGGGATGAGCCACTACCATTAGAAATACAGACAACATGGAAAAATTTAGCCAAAGATTTGGAGAAAACGACTTATACAGAATTGAAAAGACCGTATTTTCCCAATTTACCAGATCAGAAAACCCAACTTCAGGTTTTTGTAGACGCTAGTACAACTGCATACGGAGCAACTGTTTACATATGTAACCATCATGAGTCATCATTAGTTATTGCAAAGAATAGAGTAGCACCGCTTAAACAACTGACACTACCACAGCTGGAATTAATGGCCGCATTGATTGGAGCACGACTAGCCGATCACGTAAAATCAGTTCTACACATAGAAAACATAACGTTTTGGTCAGACAGTCAGATAGTACTACAGTGGTTATCAACTTCAAAGCAATTAAAAAGGTTCATACGAAATAGAGTAACGGAAATACGCAAATTGACCAATACACAAGAATGGAGATATTGCCCAACGAAAGATAATCCAGCTGACCTTCTTACTAGAGGACTCAGCGCGTCACAGTTTGAACATAATACACTATGGTTCAACGGACCCGAATGGATCTCTGATGCATCAAAATGGCCGTCATGGAAGCCAAATGACACAACAGTACTACTTACCAGTACAGATATAGAAGATTCAAGTACAGCGGACAAAGAAATAGATAATCAACAAGGAATACACCAAATTGTGCAAATTACTAGATATAGTACATTATCAAAATTACTACGAATAACAGCTTATCTATTAAGATTTATACGAAATTGCCGTTCGCCAATATTACAGAGAAATAAGGCGAAATACGTTTCAAGAGAGGAATTGCAGGATGCAACAGAGTGTTGGATACTAAATTGCCAAAGAACTTCATTTAAGGACGAAATGTTACACTTGAAATTAAAGGATACTAAACCTACTGTTTTAGTTAGACAACTAAGATTGTACCTGAATAACAAAGACGCAATTTGCTGTGGAGGGAGAATTCATAACGCACCCGTTTGTGAAAATACGAAATTTCCTTATTTATTACCTAGAAGTCATCATTTTACGAAATTAGTTGTTCTTGATATACACAAGTACATGAAACACTCAGGAGTTTTATCAACAGTGACTCAGGTACGACAAACTTACTGGATACCCCGAATTCGCCAATACGTAAGAGGAATTTTGCGAAATTGCGTAATTTGTCGAAAAATCAACAGTAAACCATATACAGCACCCGATCCTCCGCCACTGCCAAAAGTTCGATTACTTGAAGCACCGCCTTTTACAATTACCGGCGTAGACTTTACCGGAGCGCTGTACATTAGAGATACACATGATACTGAACACAAGGTTTTTATATGCCTATTTACTTGTGCTTCAACGAGAGCCGTACACCTGGAAGTTGTACCGGACTTATCAGAAAAATCATTTTTACAAGCCTTTAGAAGATTCGCTAGTCGTAAATCTAGACCACACACCATGATATCGGATAACGCCTCGACATATTTAGCCGCCTCGGAAACATTAAAGAAATTAACCCAATCACATCGCTAA
- the LOC139515386 gene encoding uncharacterized protein F54H12.2-like encodes MAKINPETFHELQPSQLSLFNLPGHQTAVTRITYEHIRPAATFTKTSPIEFHISGGTEYLDLSKSTMHVRLRLKRGDGTIADSSDVNCGPVNYVLHALFNQIDVLIQNKIVTSSTGFYPYKAYMQTLLKYGKEAKESQLSSQLWIDDHQGTLDDADCNTGSNLGLYRRTAYIKNGKTVDLEGNIFHPLFSMNRYILNQVGVTVKFYRSRPEFYLMSVDEDADYYLEIEDMYLSIAKIHVHPGIVYGHDSILRTVNAKYPIVQNDVRTISLPAGQISFNFNNIFQNNRPNKVLIAFTGSQNIAGDYSLCPWTFKHCHLSEINLKVEGVPVSGNPVRVKFDSSSGESSIVAFRNLFEVAGKTLQDCGNGLNRDSFSEGYALYAFQLEPIFEGLDYLTLKRNERVNLECTFDSPLTEPTTIIIYSEFSGYFEITQTRDIIIQE; translated from the coding sequence atggctaaAATAAATCCTGAAACATTTCATGAGCTGCAACCAAGTCAGTTGTCTTTATTCAATCTACCAGGTCATCAAACTGCAGTCACAAGAATCACATATGAACATATTCGACCAGCTGCAACTTTTACAAAGACATCGCCAATAGAGTTTCACATATCTGGTGGAACAGAGTATCTAGACTTAAGTAAATCAACAATGCATGTACGTCTAAGACTTAAAAGAGGAGATGGAACCATAGCAGATAGCAGTGACGTTAATTGCGGGCCTGTGAACTATGTTTTGCATGCATTATTTAATCAAATagatgttttaattcaaaataaaattgtcacATCTTCAACAGGATTTTACCCTTACAAAGCTTATATGCAAACTTTATTGAAATATGGGAAAGAAGCTAAAGAATCGCAGCTCTCAAGTCAATTATGGATAGACGATCATCAAGGAACATTGGATGATGCAGATTGTAACACAGGATCAAATCTTGGGCTCTACAGAAGAACagcatacataaaaaatggtaaaaCTGTTGATCTTGAAGGAAACATTTTCCATCCCCTGTTTTCAATGAATCGTTACATATTAAATCAAGTAGGAGTTACTGTGAAATTCTACAGATCGAGACCAGAATTTTATCTAATGTCGGTTGATGAAGATGCTGATTATTACCTTGAGATTGAAGATATGTATCTATCAATAGCAAAGATCCACGTTCACCCCGGCATTGTATATGGCCACGATTCTATACTCAGGACAGTAAACGCTAAATATCCCATTGTGCAAAATGATGTTCGCACAATTTCACTTCCAGCTGGTCAAATAAGTTTTAACTTCAACAACATATTCCAGAATAATAGACCCAATAAGGTATTGATAGCCTTTACGGGGAGTCAAAACATAGCAGGTGACTACTCACTATGTCCGTGGACATTCAAACATTGCCACCTAAGTGAAATAAATCTTAAAGTTGAGGGAGTGCCAGTTTCCGGGAATCCTGTCAGAGTAAAATTTGACTCGTCAAGTGGAGAATCATCCATTGTTGCATTTCGCAATCTATTTGAGGTTGCTGGGAAAACTCTGCAAGACTGTGGTAATGGATTAAACAGAGACAGTTTTTCTGAAGGATATGCCTTGTATGCCTTTCAACTGGAACCAATTTTTGAAGGTTTAgattatttaacattgaaaaggAATGAACGTGTCAATTTGGAATGCACATTTGATTCTCCCCTCACTGAACCAACAACTATAATCATTTATAGTGAATTTAGTGGATATTTTGAAATAACTCAAACTCGAGACATCATAATTCAAGAATGA
- the LOC139515389 gene encoding uncharacterized protein: protein MDTLQTILTEIEAIINDRPLTYVSPDIEDEEPLTPSHLLYGRRITLTPYPQPNIEYIAVNSGKQELHKHLNKQSSLMEHFWNRWKSEYITTLREFHRQTGNNLQTIQVGDVVQVQDDKLPKNRWNIAVVDELITGNDGFTRAAIIRTSAGRTSRPIVKLYPLEIRTNINNLDDNNDDSSTERLTRVLPKRDASVRARENIKKWTTQK, encoded by the coding sequence ATGGATACACTTCAAACAATTCTGACAGAAATAGAAGCAATCATTAATGATAGACCATTGACCTACGTATCACCGGATATTGAGGACGAGGAGCCGTTAACTCCGTCACACTTGCTGTACGGAAGAAGAATAACTTTAACGCCGTATCCACAACCGAATATTGAATACATTGCCGTGAATAGTGGAAAACAAGAACTGCATAAACATTTGAATAAACAGTCGAGTTTAATGGAGCATTTTTGGAACCGGTGGAAATCCGAGTACATAACGACTCTTAGAGAGTTTCATCGCCAAACAGGAAACAACTTACAAACTATACAAGTTGGAGATGTAGTGCAAGTCCAAGATGATAAATTACCGAAAAACCGATGGAACATTGCCGTTGTTGATGAATTGATCACCGGAAACGATGGTTTTACACGAGCAGCTATAATACGAACTAGTGCAGGACGTACTTCGCGTCCTATAGTAAAACTGTACCCGCTCGAAATCcgaacaaacattaacaacttaGATGACAACAATGATGATTCTTCAACAGAGAGATTGACAAGAGTTCTACCAAAACGAGATGCATCTGTCCGAGCTCGAGAGAACATCAAGAAATGGACTACCCAAAAGTGA
- the LOC139515384 gene encoding uncharacterized protein: MMFRYFTKHRTYSYLNVLQNLVASYNATPHRSLNNTAPKDVNEKNKYDLWAYMYIKTPPKEKRIREKKETLKVQRKRGKQFHFKINDMVRLSHLKKPFQRAYQQQWTSEIFKIYRRFLIHGKIFYKVQDFLDKEVVGNFNYTELQRVKKEADALWFVEKVLKWRRRNGQREGYVKFQDWDKRFCQWIPERDIVDF; the protein is encoded by the coding sequence ATGATGTTCCGATATTTTACAAAGCATAGAACTTATAGCTATCTCAATGTTCTACAAAATTTGGTAGCAAGTTATAATGCAACGCCACATAGAAGTTTAAATAATACAGCTCCAAAAGATGtgaatgagaaaaacaaatatgatttgtgggcatatatgtatattaaaactCCACCCAAAGAAAAACGAATCAGAGAAAAGAAAGAAACATTAAAAGTACAACGTAAAAGAGGGAAacagtttcattttaaaatcaatgacATGGTAAGACTGAGCCATTTGAAGAAACCGTTTCAAAGAGCTTATCAGCAACAGTggacctccgaaatatttaaaatatatagacGATTTCTAATACATGGGAAAATCTTTTATAAAGTACAAGATTTTTTGGACAAGGAAGTTGTAGGCAATTTCAATTATACAGAGTTGCAGCGTGTGAAAAAGGAGGCTGACGCATTGTGGTTTGTTGAGAAAGTGCTTAAATGGCGAAGGCGGAATGGTCAACGTGAGGGTTATGTAAAATTCCAGGATTGGGATAAACGTTTTTGTCAGTGGATTCCTGAGAGAGATATTGTTGACTTTTAA